GATGGCCGCAAGCGAATGGCGGGCAGTCGAACTCGGACAGGTCGTCGAACCCTTCAACCGTCGCGAGATCCCAAGCCCCACTACGAGCCTGCCTTACATCGGGTTGGAGCACGTGGCATCCGGCTCCGGAGCAATCGCTGCTCATGGGGTCGCCTCGAGTATCAAGAGCTCGAGCCCACTCGTGGACCGTGGCGATGTGCTCTACGGCCGACTCCGGCCGTATCTCAACAAGGTGACGATCGCGCCGTTCGACGCCTACGCGTCAGGCGAGTTCATCGTGTTCAAACCGAATGAGCACGTCGAGGCTTCGTACTTGAGGTGGCTGCTCGCCTCGCACGAATTCGTATCGTTCGCTACGTCGCTGAACGCCGGCGATCGGCCCAGGGTGAAGTGGAACCAGATTCGCCCGTTCCGCTTTGGACTCCCGAGCCTCAGCGCGCAGCGGCGGATCGTCGACATCCTCGAAGCCCACCTGAGCAGACTCGACGCAGGCGAGAGTTGGTTGGCTGATGCGGAGGCGAGGATGCGGCGGCTTTCGATCGCAGCTAACCGAGCGGTCATTGGGAAGCTGGAGCACGTCTACGGAGTTGGACCGGCGCTTGAGGCCATCGAGATCGAAAACGGCGCCACCGTGGCCGGGCTTGCTGACGCCCTCAGCGCGGACGGCAGCGGGCGTGTCCCGTACTACAAGGTCGGAGACATGAATCTCGCGCCAGACCGGCAGATGTCGATGGCACGGAGCTATATTTCGGAACGCGACGCTCAGTCGTTAAAGTTGCACGTCCGGGATCCGGGGTCGGTGCTGATCCCAAAGCGCGGTGGTGCGATAGCCACAAACAAGAAGCGCATCGTTTCGACGCGTGCCAGCTGGGACATGAACACCATGGGTCTACGGCCCAGGGACGGATACTCGGTGGAGTTCATTTGGCACTGGTTGGACGGCATCGACCTGGGCGCGATCGCCGACGGATCTAACGTCCCGCAAATCAATGCGCGTCAGATCCGGTCACTTTCAGTTCCGACGGCGCCCTCCGAAGCTCAAGAGGAGGTTGTTCAACGGCTTGACAAGCTCAGGTCGGTTGTTCGGATGGGTCAGATCTCGGTCAACGATGGTCGTGCTCGATCAAAGCAGTTGCGTCGTGCCCTACTTGCAGCCGCATTCTCCGGCCAGTTGACCGGGCACGCGTCCGACACCGACCGCATTGAGGAGATGACTGATGCCTCCGCCCACGCCAGCTGATGCGAAGCGTCTCGTCGACAAGTTGTGGGCCTACGCGAACGTGCTCCGCGACGACGGCGTGGGCACGATCGACTACACGGAGCAGCTCACCTATCTCCTGTTCCTCAAGATGGCACACGAGCGCGCGATCCTTCCCTTCGGCGATGAATCTCCAATCGTGCCAGAGCGCTACTCCTGGCAGCGTCTGCTCGATGCGGATGGCGAGGAACTGGAGACCCAGTACACCCGCATCCTCACCGGACTCGGCAAGGAGCCCGGCACGCTCGGCGTGATCTTCCGTAAGGCGCAGAACCGCATCCAGGATCCCGCCAAGCTGAAGCGACTCGTGCGTGACCTCATCGACCAGGAGTCGTGGCTCGCAACCGGGACCGACATAAAGGGCGACGCGTACGAATCCCTGCTGTCGAAGGGCGCCGAGGACGTCAAGTCCGGAGCGGGACAGTACTTCACGCCGCGTCCCCTGATCGATGCGATCGTCGACTGCATCCGGCCCACGATCGACGACCGGGTGATGGATCCCGCGGCGGGTACGGCCGGATTCCTGCTCGCCGCTCACGCGAAGGTCGCCGAGCAGGCCAGTAGCTTCACGCCGCCGCAGCGCGAGAAGCTGCGCAGCTCGCTCGTGCACGGCGTTGAGCTGGTGGACGGCACCGCGCGGCTCGCGGCCATGAATCTGCTGCTGCATGGCGCTGGCGATCCGCGTGGCAACAGCCTCATCGAGGTGAAGGACTCGCTGGTCGCCGCGCCTCGGGAGCGTTGGAGCGTCGTGCTTTCGAACCCGCCCTTTGGGCGCAAGTCATCGATCACCATGATCGGCGCAGTCGGGCGCGAGTCTCGCGACGATATTGCCATCGAGCGGCAGGACTTCGTGGTCACGAGCTCGAACAAGCAGCTCAATTTCCTCCAGCACATCCTAACGATTCTCGACACCCACGGCCGCGCCGCAGTCGTTCTCCCCGACAACGTGCTCTTCGAGGGCGGCGCGGGCGAAACGCTCCGTCGGCGCTTGCTGCGGGACTTCGACCTGCACACCATGCTGCGTCTGCCGACGGGGCTCTTCTATGCGAACGGAGTGAAGGCCAACGTGCTGTTCTTCGATAAGAGACCAGCGCATCCGAAGGGCGAGCCCTGGACCGAGAGGCTCTGGGTCTACGACTTCCGCACCAACAAGCACTTCACGCTGCGGCAGAACCCGCTCACGCGCGCTCGCCTGGACGACTTCGTCGCAGCGTTCGCCGCTGACCGGCCCCGCAGTGAACGGAGGGAGTCCGAGCGGTTCCGTGCGTTCGGGTACGACGACCTGGTCGCCCGTGACAGGGTGAATCTCGACATCACCTGGCTCCGCGACGAGTCGCTTGAGAACCTCGATGACCTCCCTGCCCCCGAGATCATCGCCCGCGAGATCGTCGAGGACCTGACTGCGGCCCTGGCAGAGTTCGAGGCCGTCGCGGCTGCGCTCGAGATCGGAGCGAACCAGCAGCTCGACTCGTAGTTGGCAAGCTCAGAGCTTGCGAACTCCCTCCTACGTCGTCACGGAACGCGCGAGTACGATCTAGCTATGGCAAACCCCAGCGGCAAGGCGAGGAAGGCTCCAGTCTCATCGGAGTCTGGCCTGGCAAGTCGGGCACTCCGTGAGAAGGCGGTCACTCAGACTCTCGCCTCATCCAAGTTGGAACGCGGCGTGCACAGCGACCGGTTCACGAAGAACCTTGGCCGCTACGTCGAGGGCGAGATCACGCCCGCGGAGCTCCGCGACCTCTCCCGGTGACGAGCACAGACCCATACCTCCAGTCGAACTGGGTGCTGCGCAACAAGCTCGGCATCACCGACCGGGAGCTACTTGTCATCGCCGAAACCGATCGGTCTGACACCCGGTCGCTCGAGATTTTCGAGGAACCGTCTGTTCTCCGTGTCGGCGACAGCTTCGGCGCCGATCGACTCCGAGCGATCCACCGGTACCTGTTCCAGGATGTCTACGCTTGGGCCGGGGAGTACCGCACCGTCGGTATCGCCAAGGGGCTCGATCAGCACTTCGCATCTCCGGACATTATCGACGAACTGGTCGTAGACTTGGTCGGCGCGATCGCTGAGCGCGCGGCGTCGGACCTCGCCACCGATGCGATCGGTTTCCTCGTCGACACGTACGCGAGGCTCAACTACATTCACCCGTTCCGGGAAGGCAATGGGCGAGTGCAGCGAATGTATGGGACGCAACTCGTCGAGCGCCACGGTCGGACGCTTGATTGGAGCCGCGTCAGTGCCGACGAGAACAACGAAGCGTTCAAGGACTCCATGGACGGTGATCGAGCAAGTCTGCGCACGATGCTCAACCGGATCCTCATTTAGCATTAGCGCTCAGCGATCCGGACATCGGTGGCTTTCGTGCTCCCGGCGAACGATGCGCTCACGCCTGGGCGCCGATCGGGGTACAAGAGTAGCCTCACTGCGTGACCGCGCTCCCCGCAACGACCATCGCGCTGGCCGGCAGCTTCGCCCGTGAGCTCCCCGAGCTGGCAGTGCCGTGGCGCGCGGTGGACGCCGCGGAGCCGCGCCTGCTCGTCCTCAACGTGCAGCTCGCGACCGAGCTCGGCCTCGATCCCGCGACGCTGCGCACCGATGCAGGCGTCCGGCTGCTGACCGGGAGTGCCGTCCCCGACGGCGCGACGCCGGTCGCTCAGGTCTACGCCGGGCACCAGTTCGGCGGGTACTCGCCGCGTCTGGGTGACGGGCGCGCCCTGCTGCTCGGCGAGCTCGAGGACGCGCAGGGCCGGGTGCGCGATCTGCACCTGAAGGGCTCCGGACGCACACCGTTCGCTCGCGGCGGTGACGGGCTTGCCGCCGTCGGCCCGATGCTGCGCGAGTACATCATCAGCGAGGCGATGCACGCGCTCGGAATCCCGACGACGCGCGCGCTGGCGGTGGTCGCGACGGGGCGCTTCGTCCGCCGCGACGACTGGCTGCCGGGCGCCGTGCTCGCACGGGTTGCGAGCAGCCATCTGCGCGTCGGCACCTTCCAGTACGCGCGCGCCACCGGCGACATCGACCTGCTGCGACGCCTCGCCGACCACGCGATCCTGCGCCACGCACCGGAAGCGGCCGAGTCGGCGCAGCCGTACCTCGCGCTGCTGCAGGCGGTCATCACCGCGCAGGCGCATCTCGTGGCTCGCTGGATGCTGGTCGGGTTCGTGCACGGGGTGATGAACACCGACAACGTGACGATCTCGGGCGCGACCATCGACTACGGTCCGTGCGCGTTCATGGAGGGCTTCGACCCGGCGACCGTCTTCAGCTCGATCGACGAGCGCGGGCGCTACGCCTACGGCAACCAGCCGGCCATCACCGAGTGGAACCTCGCTCGGCTCGCGGAGGCACTGCTGCCGCTGCTCGCCGAGCAGCAGGAGCAGGCGCTGCAGCTGGCGGTCGAGACGCTCGGGGGCTTCCAGAAGGCGTACGTCGCCGCCTGGTCGTCCGGCATGCGGGGGAAGTTCGGACTCTCGGAGGATGTCGACGACGCGGCCGCGAGGCTCGTGATCGACGAGCTGCTCGCGCTGCTGGAGTCGGGCCGGGTCGACCTGACCACCTGCTTCCGCGGGCTCAGCGCCGTCGCCCGTGGCCGCGCCGACTCGACCCGCGACCTGTTCACGCATCGCGATGCCTTCGACGCCTGGGCGAAGCGGTGGCTGGCACTGGGCCCGGATGCCGACGCGATGGATCGGGTGAACCCTGTCTACGTGCCACGCAACCGCCTGGTCGAGGAGTCGCTCGCCGCCGCGACCCAGGGCGACCTCGATCCCATGTCCCGCTTGCTCGAGGTGCTGAGACGCCCCTTCGACGAGCGAGCCGGGCTCGAGCGGTTCGCGGCGCCGGGCCCGGAGCGCAGCTTCCGGGCCTACCGCACCTACTGCGGCACCTGACGGGGCGGCGGGCCGGTGGACCGCGGCGAGCCAGAGCACGCCGCGCGATCTACGATGGTGTGGTGACCACCGGATTCGATCTCTTCACCGACCGTGCCATCGTCGCCATGCGCGTCGACGGCGAGCTGCAGGACCTCGCGCGCGAGCTGACCGAGACGCAGACGGTCGAGTCGGGATCGGTCGAGCCGGTCACGATCGACAGTCCCGACGGTCTCGACATCCTCCGGCACTCCGCGGCCCACGTGCTCGCCCAGGCGGTGCAGCGGGTCAACCCAGAGGCGAAGCTCGGCATCGGCCCGCCCGTGCAGGACGGCTTCTACTACGACTTCGACGTCGCCGAGGCGTTCTCCAGCGACGAGCTGAAGGCGCTCGAGAAGGAGATGCAGCGCATCGTCAAGGCCGGCCAGCGCTTCGTGCGTCGCGTCGTCACCGACGACGAGGCACGGGCCGAGCTCGCCGACGAGCCCTACAAGCTCGAGCTGATCGGGCTGAAGGGCGGCGCCGCGAGCGCCGCGGAGGGCGCATCCGTCGAGGTCGGTGCCGGCGAGCTCACCATCTACGACAACGTCGACCCGAAGACGGGCGAAGTGCAGTGGAAGGATCTCTGCCGCGGCCCGCACCTGCCCTCCACCCGGCTGATCGCCAACGGCTTCGCCCTCACGCGGGTCGCCGGCGCCTACTGGCGCGGCAAGACCGACCTGCCGCAGCTGCAGCGCATCTACGGCACCGCCTGGCCCTCGAAGGACGAGCTGCGCGCCCACCAGCAGCGCCTCGAGGAGGCCGCCAAGCGCGACCACCGCAAGCTCGGCCGCGAGCTCGATCTGTTCTCGTTCCCCGAGGAGGTCGGCTCCGGCCTCTCGCTCTGGCACCCGCGCGGCTCGATCGCCCGCGGCGAGATGGAGCAGCACGCGCGCAAGCGCCACATCGAGCAGGGCTACAGCTACGTCTACACGCCGCACATCACCAAGCAGGATCTCTTCGCCACCTCTGGACACCTGGAGACCTACGCGGAGGGCATCTGGCCGCCCATCCACATGGATGAGGAGCGCGACGAGGCGGGCAACGTCACCAAGCAGGGCGTCGACTACTACCTGAAGCCCATGAACTGCCCGATGCACATCCTCATCTACAAGGAGCGCGCCCGCAGCTACCGCGACCTGCCGCTGCGGCTCGCCGAGAACGGCACGGTCTACCGCAACGAGCTCTCTGGCGCGTTGCACGGCCTCACCCGCGTGCGCGGCTTCACGCAGGACGACGCGCACCTGTTCGTCACCCCCGACCAGCTCGAGGAGGAGACGACCAAGGTCCTCGAGTTCGTGCTGTCGCTGCTGAGCGACTTCGGCCTGACCGACTTCCGCCTCGAGCTCTCGATGCGCGACGACGAGAAGGAGAAGTGGATCGGCGACGAGGCCATCTGGGAGACGGCCACGGATGCGCTGCGTCGCGTCGCGAAGCGATCGGGGCTCGACGTCGTGGAGGAGCCGGGCGAGGCCGCCTTCTACGGCCCCAAGATCGACCTGAAGGTGACCGACGCCATCGGCCGCTCCTGGCAGCTCTCGACGGTGCAGCTCGACTTCAACCTGCCCGAGCGCTTCGAGCTCGAGTACACCGCCGCCGACGGCTCGAAGCAGCGCCCGATCATGATCCACCGCGCGCTGTTCGGCTCGATCGAGCGCTTCTTCGCCATCCTGCTGGAGCACTACGCCGGGGCCTTCCCGGTATGGCTGGCGCCCGTGCAGGTCGTGGGCGTGCCTGTCGCCGAGGACTTCGCCGACTACCTCGACGGCGTCGCGGCCCAGCTGCGCGCCAAGGGCGTACGCGTCGAGGTCGACCGCTCGGATGAGCGGATGCAGAAGAAGATCCGCAGCCACACGCTCATGAAGGTGCCGTTCCAGCTCATCGCGGGAGCGACGGATCAGGAGGCCGGCAGCGTCTCGTTCCGGTTCCGCGACGGCACGCAGGACAACGGCGTGCCGGTCGACGAGGCCATCGCCCGCATCGTGGAGGCCATCGAGACGAAGGCACACGTGTGACCGAGGACAGTCACCGGCACGGCGACGACCCGGCCATGGACGAGCCCGCGGAGCGCGCAGCCGTGCACCGCGACTCGCTCCCGAGCTTCGAGCCCTCGCCCGAGCAGGAGCCGCCGCTCGTCGCCGAGCACGCGTGGGGCGCTCCGACCCAGATGTCGAGCGAGCTGCCCGGCGTGCCCGACCACTTCCAGCGCCTCTGGACGCCCTACCGGATGGTCTACATCCAGCAGGGCCAGATGCCCGAGGAGCATGCCTGCCCGTTCTGCCGGGCACCAGAGCTCAAGGACGACGAGGGCCTCATCGTCGCGCGCGGCGAGACCTGCTTCGTGCTGCTCAACCTCTACCCCTACAACACCGGCCACATGATGGTCTGCCCGTACCGCCACGTCGGCATGTACGACCAGGCGACCACCGAGGAGGTGGCCGAGATGGCGGTGCTCACCCAGACCGCGATGCGCGTGCTCTCGCAGGTGACGCGCTGCCAGGGCTTCAACATCGGCATGAACCAGGGCCGCATCGCCGGCGCCGGCATCGCCGACCACCTGCACCAGCACATCGTGCCGCGCTGGAGCCTCGACTCGAACTTCTTCCCGATCATCGCGAAGACGAAGGCGCTGCCCATCCTGCTGGAGGACATGCGCCAGGACATCCAGGCGGCCTGGCCGGCCTGAACAGCCAGCCATCCACCCCCAAGAAGGACACATCATGACCGAATCCACCACCGGCTCCGCACGCGTGAAGCGCGGGCTCGCCGAGATGCTGAAGGGCGGCGTCATCATGGACGTCGTCACCCCCGAGCAGGCGCGCATCGCCGAGGATGCCGGCGCCGTCGCCGTCATGGCCCTCGAGCGCGTGCCCGCCGACATCCGCGCCCAGGGCGGCGTCGCGCGCATGTCCGACCCCGACCTGATCGATGCCATCAAAGCGGAGGTCTCGATCCCGGTGATGGCCAAGGCCCGCATCGGGCACTTCGTCGAGGCGCAGGTGCTCGAGGCGCTCGAGGTCGACTACATCGACGAGTCCGAGGTGCTGAGCCCCGCCGACTACGTCAACCACATCGACAAGTGGCCCTTCACGGTGCCCTTCGTGTGCGGCGCGACCAACCTGGGCGAGGCGCTGCGTCGCATCAACGAGGGCGCGGCGATGATCCGCTCCAAGGGCGAGGCCGGCACCGGCGACGTCTCGGAGGCGACCAAGCACATCCGCACCATCAGCGGCGAGATCCGCCGCTTGCAGTCGCTGTCGAAGGACGAGCTGTTCGTCGCCGCCAAGGAGCTGCAGGCGCCCTACGAGCTGGTCGCCGAGGTCGCCGAGCGCGGTTCGCTGCCCGTCGTGCTGTTCGTGGCCGGCGGCGTCGCGACCCCCGCCGACGCGGCGATGATGATGCAGCTGGGTGCCGACGGCGTCTTCGTCGGCTCGGGCATCTTCAAGGCGGGGCAGCCAGAGCTGCGCGCGGCGGCGATCGTCAAGGCGACCGCCGCGTTTGAGGACCCCAAGGCGATCGCGGATGCCTCCAGGGGACTCGGCGAGGCGATGGTCGGCATCAACGTGGCCGACCTGCCCGCGCCGCACCGCCTCGCTGAGCGCGGCTGGTAAACGTGGCCGACCGGCGCGGCACCGCCCGCGTCGGCGTCCTCGCGCTGCAGGGGGACGTGCGCGAGCACGTCTCGGTGCTCACGACGCTGGGCGCCGAGGTGTCGCTCGTGCGCACCCCCGCACAGCTCGAGGCCGTCGACGGCCTCGTGCTGCCGGGCGGTGAGTCGAGCGTGATCGACAAGCTCGCGCGCCTGTTCGGGCTGCGGGAGCCGATCATCGACCGCATCGCGGACGGCATGCCCGTGTACGGCACGTGCGCGGGCCTCATCCTGCTCGCCGACCGCATCCTGGACGGCCTGCCGAGCCAGCTGCCGTTCGGCGGCATCGACGTCGACGTGCGGCGCAACGCCTTCGGCAGCCAGGTCGACTCCTTCGAGACGGCGCTCGAGGTGCCGGCGCTGGGGGAGGAGCCCGTGCACGCGACGTTCATCCGCGCGCCCGTCGTCGAGCGCGTCGGCACAGGGGTCGAGGTGCTCGCGCGCGTCGGCGAGCGGGTGGTGGCGGTCGAGCAGGGTGCGCTGCTGGGCACGGCCTTCCACCCGGAGGTCGAGGGCGAGCTGCGGTTCCACCGCAGATTCCTCGCGCACGTCGACCGTGTCAGTGGCGTGTGATCGGATGATCCGGTGAAGCGGATGCAGCAGTGACCAACGCGCTCAGCAGGATCCCGTGGCAGGCGATGTGGATCGCGCTCGCCCTCATCTGGGGTTCCTCGTTCCTGCTCATGAAGCTCGGCCTCGACGCCCTGCACCCGATGCAGGTCGCCACGATGCGGATCGGCATCGCCGCCGTCACGCTCATGATCCTCGCGGCGGCGAGCCGCACCCGGCTGCCGAGCGACCGCAGGACGTGGGGGCTGCTGGCGATCTGCTCGTTCTTCCTCACCGCGCTGCCGTTCACGGCCTTCGTGGTGGCCGAGACGCGCATCTCGTCGGCCGCTGCGGGGCTCGGCAATGCGATCACGCCGGTCGCGACCGTGCTCTTCGCGCTGCTGCTGCTGCCGAGCGACCGGCTCACGCCGCGCAAGCTCGCGGCCGTGCTGCTGGGCCTCGTGGGTGTCGTGCTCATCGCCCAGCCCTGGGGCGCCGGCACCGGCCCCGACCTCATCGGCTTCGGCATCGCCGTGCTCGGCGGCGTCTCCTACGGCATCGGCTGGACGCTGAACCGCCGACTGCTGGCCGGCACCGAGGTGCCGGGGCTCGCGCACCCGACGGCGATCATGATCACGGGCTTCCCGATGGCGCTGGTCGCGCTCATCGCGTGGAGCCTCATCGAGGGCTGGTCGCCGGTCGGCGTGCACGGTGATCCGAGCACGCTCTGGCTGTCGCTGCTGGCCGTCGTGGCGCTCGGCGCCGTCGGCACGGGCGTGGCCTACATCCTGCAGTTCGAGGTGGTGCGCGCGGTCGGCCCGACCGTCTCTGCCACGGTGACATACCTCATCCCGGTGGTCGCGGTCTCGCTCGGCGTGCTCGTGCTGGGGGAGGAGCTCGGCGTCTGGCAGATCGTCGGCGCCGCTATCGTCATCGGCGCAGGCATCCTGGTCGGTCAGCGTCCGAAGGCGAAGGTCGGCGCACCGGCCTGAGGCAGGACTGCTTGAATCGAGCCGTGCAGCTCTACTCCAGCAGACCCATCCGCGCCTTCTGGCAGGTCGTGGGCGATCTCGTCGCCATCGGCACGATCGTCGCCGCCATCTGGATCTCGCAGCAGGTGCGCGACGCCATCGCCTCGCTCGGTGCCTTCGGCACGCAGATCGAGGATGCCGGGGCGGGCTTCTCGACCACGCTGACGGATGCGGGACAGGCACTCGCGCAGGTGCCGCTCGTGGGCGAGGGGATCGCGCAGCCGTTCGTCGACGCCTCCGGCTCCGCGGACGACCTGGCCGCGGCCGGCACGGCGCTGCGCGGCACGGTCGATGCGCTCGCCACCACGGTGAGCACCGCGCTCTGGCTGCTGCCGGTGCTGTTCGTGGTGCTCCTCTGGCTCGTCCCGCGGCTGCGCTTCGCGACCCGCGCCGGCGCCACCAAGCGGCTCGCGCTCACCCGCGAGGGCAGGGAGCTGCTCGCCCTGCGCGCGCTCGTCGGCCAGCCGGCGGCCCGCGTGCTCGCGACCGTGCCCGACCCGATCGCAGCCTTCCGCAGCGCCGATGCCGCATCCCTCGACGCGCTCGCGGCGCTCGAGCTCCGCGCCTCGGGTGTCGCAGGGGCGACCTCCTAGCGAGCCTCTAAGATGGGTCGTCCACCTCCCACGATCAGGAAGCACCATGTCCGGACACTCCAAGTGGGCGACGACGAAGCACAAGAAGGCCGTCATCGACGGCAGGCGTGCCAAGTCGTTCGCGAAGCTCATCAAGAACATCGAGGTCGCAGCCAAGGTCGGCGGGGCCGACATGAGCGGCAACCCGACCCTCGTCGACGCCGTGCA
The window above is part of the Agrococcus sp. ARC_14 genome. Proteins encoded here:
- a CDS encoding restriction endonuclease subunit S, which translates into the protein MAASEWRAVELGQVVEPFNRREIPSPTTSLPYIGLEHVASGSGAIAAHGVASSIKSSSPLVDRGDVLYGRLRPYLNKVTIAPFDAYASGEFIVFKPNEHVEASYLRWLLASHEFVSFATSLNAGDRPRVKWNQIRPFRFGLPSLSAQRRIVDILEAHLSRLDAGESWLADAEARMRRLSIAANRAVIGKLEHVYGVGPALEAIEIENGATVAGLADALSADGSGRVPYYKVGDMNLAPDRQMSMARSYISERDAQSLKLHVRDPGSVLIPKRGGAIATNKKRIVSTRASWDMNTMGLRPRDGYSVEFIWHWLDGIDLGAIADGSNVPQINARQIRSLSVPTAPSEAQEEVVQRLDKLRSVVRMGQISVNDGRARSKQLRRALLAAAFSGQLTGHASDTDRIEEMTDASAHAS
- a CDS encoding class I SAM-dependent DNA methyltransferase, encoding MPPPTPADAKRLVDKLWAYANVLRDDGVGTIDYTEQLTYLLFLKMAHERAILPFGDESPIVPERYSWQRLLDADGEELETQYTRILTGLGKEPGTLGVIFRKAQNRIQDPAKLKRLVRDLIDQESWLATGTDIKGDAYESLLSKGAEDVKSGAGQYFTPRPLIDAIVDCIRPTIDDRVMDPAAGTAGFLLAAHAKVAEQASSFTPPQREKLRSSLVHGVELVDGTARLAAMNLLLHGAGDPRGNSLIEVKDSLVAAPRERWSVVLSNPPFGRKSSITMIGAVGRESRDDIAIERQDFVVTSSNKQLNFLQHILTILDTHGRAAVVLPDNVLFEGGAGETLRRRLLRDFDLHTMLRLPTGLFYANGVKANVLFFDKRPAHPKGEPWTERLWVYDFRTNKHFTLRQNPLTRARLDDFVAAFAADRPRSERRESERFRAFGYDDLVARDRVNLDITWLRDESLENLDDLPAPEIIAREIVEDLTAALAEFEAVAAALEIGANQQLDS
- a CDS encoding Fic family protein, coding for MLRNKLGITDRELLVIAETDRSDTRSLEIFEEPSVLRVGDSFGADRLRAIHRYLFQDVYAWAGEYRTVGIAKGLDQHFASPDIIDELVVDLVGAIAERAASDLATDAIGFLVDTYARLNYIHPFREGNGRVQRMYGTQLVERHGRTLDWSRVSADENNEAFKDSMDGDRASLRTMLNRILI
- a CDS encoding protein adenylyltransferase SelO family protein; the protein is MTALPATTIALAGSFARELPELAVPWRAVDAAEPRLLVLNVQLATELGLDPATLRTDAGVRLLTGSAVPDGATPVAQVYAGHQFGGYSPRLGDGRALLLGELEDAQGRVRDLHLKGSGRTPFARGGDGLAAVGPMLREYIISEAMHALGIPTTRALAVVATGRFVRRDDWLPGAVLARVASSHLRVGTFQYARATGDIDLLRRLADHAILRHAPEAAESAQPYLALLQAVITAQAHLVARWMLVGFVHGVMNTDNVTISGATIDYGPCAFMEGFDPATVFSSIDERGRYAYGNQPAITEWNLARLAEALLPLLAEQQEQALQLAVETLGGFQKAYVAAWSSGMRGKFGLSEDVDDAAARLVIDELLALLESGRVDLTTCFRGLSAVARGRADSTRDLFTHRDAFDAWAKRWLALGPDADAMDRVNPVYVPRNRLVEESLAAATQGDLDPMSRLLEVLRRPFDERAGLERFAAPGPERSFRAYRTYCGT
- the thrS gene encoding threonine--tRNA ligase; protein product: MRVDGELQDLARELTETQTVESGSVEPVTIDSPDGLDILRHSAAHVLAQAVQRVNPEAKLGIGPPVQDGFYYDFDVAEAFSSDELKALEKEMQRIVKAGQRFVRRVVTDDEARAELADEPYKLELIGLKGGAASAAEGASVEVGAGELTIYDNVDPKTGEVQWKDLCRGPHLPSTRLIANGFALTRVAGAYWRGKTDLPQLQRIYGTAWPSKDELRAHQQRLEEAAKRDHRKLGRELDLFSFPEEVGSGLSLWHPRGSIARGEMEQHARKRHIEQGYSYVYTPHITKQDLFATSGHLETYAEGIWPPIHMDEERDEAGNVTKQGVDYYLKPMNCPMHILIYKERARSYRDLPLRLAENGTVYRNELSGALHGLTRVRGFTQDDAHLFVTPDQLEEETTKVLEFVLSLLSDFGLTDFRLELSMRDDEKEKWIGDEAIWETATDALRRVAKRSGLDVVEEPGEAAFYGPKIDLKVTDAIGRSWQLSTVQLDFNLPERFELEYTAADGSKQRPIMIHRALFGSIERFFAILLEHYAGAFPVWLAPVQVVGVPVAEDFADYLDGVAAQLRAKGVRVEVDRSDERMQKKIRSHTLMKVPFQLIAGATDQEAGSVSFRFRDGTQDNGVPVDEAIARIVEAIETKAHV
- a CDS encoding HIT domain-containing protein; its protein translation is MSSELPGVPDHFQRLWTPYRMVYIQQGQMPEEHACPFCRAPELKDDEGLIVARGETCFVLLNLYPYNTGHMMVCPYRHVGMYDQATTEEVAEMAVLTQTAMRVLSQVTRCQGFNIGMNQGRIAGAGIADHLHQHIVPRWSLDSNFFPIIAKTKALPILLEDMRQDIQAAWPA
- the pdxS gene encoding pyridoxal 5'-phosphate synthase lyase subunit PdxS, which codes for MTESTTGSARVKRGLAEMLKGGVIMDVVTPEQARIAEDAGAVAVMALERVPADIRAQGGVARMSDPDLIDAIKAEVSIPVMAKARIGHFVEAQVLEALEVDYIDESEVLSPADYVNHIDKWPFTVPFVCGATNLGEALRRINEGAAMIRSKGEAGTGDVSEATKHIRTISGEIRRLQSLSKDELFVAAKELQAPYELVAEVAERGSLPVVLFVAGGVATPADAAMMMQLGADGVFVGSGIFKAGQPELRAAAIVKATAAFEDPKAIADASRGLGEAMVGINVADLPAPHRLAERGW
- the pdxT gene encoding pyridoxal 5'-phosphate synthase glutaminase subunit PdxT — translated: MADRRGTARVGVLALQGDVREHVSVLTTLGAEVSLVRTPAQLEAVDGLVLPGGESSVIDKLARLFGLREPIIDRIADGMPVYGTCAGLILLADRILDGLPSQLPFGGIDVDVRRNAFGSQVDSFETALEVPALGEEPVHATFIRAPVVERVGTGVEVLARVGERVVAVEQGALLGTAFHPEVEGELRFHRRFLAHVDRVSGV
- a CDS encoding DMT family transporter, whose product is MTNALSRIPWQAMWIALALIWGSSFLLMKLGLDALHPMQVATMRIGIAAVTLMILAAASRTRLPSDRRTWGLLAICSFFLTALPFTAFVVAETRISSAAAGLGNAITPVATVLFALLLLPSDRLTPRKLAAVLLGLVGVVLIAQPWGAGTGPDLIGFGIAVLGGVSYGIGWTLNRRLLAGTEVPGLAHPTAIMITGFPMALVALIAWSLIEGWSPVGVHGDPSTLWLSLLAVVALGAVGTGVAYILQFEVVRAVGPTVSATVTYLIPVVAVSLGVLVLGEELGVWQIVGAAIVIGAGILVGQRPKAKVGAPA